In the Flagellimonas sp. MMG031 genome, one interval contains:
- a CDS encoding efflux RND transporter permease subunit, with amino-acid sequence MKKAEKNANKEFRLSSWAIDNPSVIYVMIGLFFIIGLSAYFSMPREDFPEVEETKIYVSTVYPGNTAEDMERLITDPLEDVLKNISNVVEITSTSQEDYSMIVVEFDEEIAVETAKQKVKDEVDSEKAGEDWPIFNGAKVEPNVFDLNLAESFPIMNVNLTGDYPVEKLKEFAEYLEDEIEDLPQIKEVDIRGAQEKEVEVAVDVYKMMASRVSFDDVIQAIANGNMTMSAGNLITSGQRRTIRILGEIENPSELENFVVKSENGAIYLRDIATVTFSEEDKTTYAREHGSPVVMLDIKKRSGKNTIEASDLIRDLVDEARENYYPKDLKVTIANDSSSRTLNQVDDLVNNIIFGIILVVTVLMFFLGFRNALFVGFAIPMSMFMSFMILSAMGYTLNTMILFGLIMGLGMLVDNGVVVVENVYRLMEQEGMSRKEAAKKGIGEIAIPIIISTATTVAAFVPLGTWPGIMGEFMIFFPITLSVVLGSSLFVAIFMNSMLVSQFMQIGEKELTRKQLIRLSIILGGFGLFIYFVGGQVRGLGTLMIVVAAMFWIYKYFLKPSARRFQTKSLVRLENFYENQLKKALRGRNVYWYFGLTSLLLVLSFVFFGMSLQTQRTKVEFFPDNTPNEIYVYIEYPQGTDIDKTNAITKDIESRVYGVTGRSKYNDGDFNYLVQSSVSQVGKGAENPFTEGGSAAEMPHRGKITLSMREFKYRNGLDTEELRQQIQDTLTGVYPGVTISVEKDAVGPPAGYPINIEIEGQNYDTLINTAERMRNYINSKNIAGIEELKVDVNKGKPGMQVVVNREKAGELGVSVGQVGQQLRRSIFGDKAGIYKKDGEDYNINVRFDEDIRYNTSALFNQKIIFRDPSNGQIKEIPVSAVADQKNTSSFSAIKHVDTKRVVTVYSALKPGFTDAAAIVAEIQEEMQEFKGLPEGVKIDYTGQIEEQEKQMAFLMSAFFLGLGLIMLLLIFQFGGISKPAIIMMAIFLSFIGVFGGLIITGWPFVIMMTMMGIISLAGIVVNNGVVLLDYTQILIDRKKVKLGISDDDLLSREDVTEAIIVGGKARLRPVLLTAITTVLGLIPLAIGLNINFVSLFSDFDPQIYMGGDNVIFWGPLAWTVIFGLVVATFLTLIIVPVLFNISYRLKIRIRSWTSKHETPEVVTE; translated from the coding sequence ATGAAAAAAGCTGAAAAAAACGCAAATAAGGAATTTCGCCTATCATCGTGGGCCATAGACAATCCGTCTGTGATCTATGTGATGATCGGTCTGTTCTTCATCATAGGGCTATCTGCCTATTTTTCCATGCCGCGGGAAGATTTTCCTGAGGTAGAAGAAACGAAGATCTACGTAAGCACCGTTTACCCGGGGAATACGGCGGAGGATATGGAGCGATTGATTACCGACCCTTTGGAAGATGTGTTGAAAAACATCAGTAATGTGGTCGAAATCACCTCGACCTCCCAAGAGGATTATTCCATGATCGTTGTGGAGTTTGATGAAGAAATTGCCGTGGAAACCGCCAAGCAAAAAGTAAAGGACGAAGTGGACTCGGAAAAGGCCGGTGAAGATTGGCCTATTTTCAATGGGGCCAAAGTGGAACCCAACGTGTTCGACCTCAACCTTGCCGAGTCGTTTCCTATCATGAACGTGAACCTTACCGGGGACTATCCGGTGGAAAAACTAAAGGAGTTCGCAGAGTATCTGGAAGACGAAATAGAAGACCTCCCACAAATCAAAGAGGTTGATATTAGGGGCGCACAGGAAAAAGAAGTCGAAGTAGCCGTGGATGTGTACAAAATGATGGCATCCCGTGTAAGCTTTGACGACGTGATCCAAGCCATTGCCAATGGCAACATGACGATGTCCGCAGGTAACTTGATTACCAGCGGCCAGCGAAGGACCATTCGTATTTTGGGTGAAATAGAAAACCCTTCGGAACTGGAAAACTTTGTGGTAAAATCCGAAAACGGAGCCATCTATCTGCGTGATATTGCTACCGTCACTTTCTCGGAAGAAGACAAAACCACCTATGCCCGTGAGCACGGTAGTCCTGTAGTGATGTTGGACATCAAAAAACGTTCTGGAAAAAATACCATCGAGGCTTCGGACCTCATCCGTGACCTTGTTGATGAGGCTAGGGAAAACTACTATCCCAAGGACCTTAAGGTAACCATTGCCAACGATTCGTCCAGCAGGACCTTGAACCAAGTTGACGACCTAGTGAACAACATCATCTTCGGGATTATCCTCGTGGTGACCGTTCTCATGTTCTTTTTAGGATTCCGCAATGCACTTTTCGTTGGTTTTGCCATACCCATGTCCATGTTCATGTCCTTCATGATCTTGTCTGCCATGGGCTACACGCTTAATACCATGATTCTTTTTGGTTTGATCATGGGACTGGGTATGCTGGTGGATAATGGTGTAGTGGTGGTTGAGAACGTTTATCGACTCATGGAACAAGAAGGCATGTCCCGCAAGGAAGCTGCCAAAAAAGGGATTGGGGAAATCGCCATCCCGATCATTATTTCTACGGCAACCACAGTGGCGGCCTTTGTGCCACTCGGAACATGGCCAGGTATTATGGGAGAATTTATGATCTTCTTCCCGATTACGCTCTCCGTGGTTTTGGGTTCTTCCTTGTTCGTGGCCATTTTTATGAACTCCATGCTCGTTTCCCAGTTTATGCAGATTGGGGAAAAAGAGCTTACCAGAAAACAGTTGATTCGATTGAGTATCATTTTGGGAGGATTTGGATTGTTCATCTACTTTGTGGGCGGACAAGTTCGGGGGCTCGGTACCTTAATGATCGTTGTGGCCGCCATGTTCTGGATCTATAAGTATTTCCTTAAACCTTCCGCCCGTCGTTTCCAGACCAAGAGTTTGGTGCGATTGGAAAACTTCTATGAAAACCAATTGAAAAAGGCGCTAAGAGGAAGAAATGTGTACTGGTATTTTGGCCTTACCTCCCTTCTTCTGGTTCTTTCTTTTGTGTTCTTTGGGATGTCGCTACAAACACAGCGTACCAAAGTAGAGTTCTTCCCAGACAATACACCTAATGAAATTTATGTATACATCGAATATCCACAGGGAACCGATATCGATAAGACCAATGCCATTACAAAGGATATTGAAAGTAGGGTATACGGGGTAACCGGTCGCAGCAAATACAACGATGGTGATTTTAACTATTTGGTGCAATCCAGTGTATCCCAGGTAGGTAAAGGTGCAGAAAACCCCTTTACAGAGGGAGGTTCCGCAGCGGAGATGCCGCATCGTGGTAAGATTACCTTGTCCATGCGGGAATTCAAATACCGTAACGGATTGGATACGGAAGAGCTTAGGCAGCAGATTCAGGATACCTTGACCGGCGTATATCCCGGGGTTACGATTTCGGTAGAAAAAGATGCGGTAGGACCCCCTGCTGGATACCCCATCAATATTGAAATTGAAGGTCAAAACTATGACACCCTCATCAATACGGCCGAACGCATGCGAAATTATATCAACAGCAAAAATATTGCTGGAATCGAGGAGCTTAAGGTCGATGTAAACAAGGGCAAGCCTGGAATGCAAGTTGTTGTGAACCGAGAAAAGGCCGGCGAACTTGGAGTGTCCGTGGGTCAAGTGGGCCAGCAACTACGTAGATCCATTTTTGGGGACAAAGCCGGTATTTATAAAAAGGATGGTGAGGATTACAACATCAACGTAAGGTTTGATGAGGATATCCGCTACAATACCAGTGCCTTGTTCAACCAGAAAATAATCTTTAGGGACCCTTCCAACGGGCAGATTAAGGAAATTCCAGTATCTGCCGTGGCCGACCAAAAGAACACCTCTTCCTTTAGTGCCATCAAGCATGTAGATACCAAAAGGGTGGTGACCGTATACTCCGCACTAAAACCCGGCTTTACCGATGCTGCAGCTATTGTTGCGGAAATACAGGAAGAAATGCAGGAGTTCAAAGGACTGCCCGAAGGAGTCAAAATTGATTACACCGGACAAATAGAGGAGCAAGAAAAACAGATGGCCTTTTTAATGAGTGCCTTCTTTTTGGGGCTTGGATTGATTATGTTGCTTTTGATTTTCCAGTTTGGTGGCATCTCCAAACCAGCCATTATTATGATGGCCATTTTCCTCAGTTTTATCGGAGTATTCGGTGGCTTGATCATCACGGGCTGGCCCTTTGTGATTATGATGACCATGATGGGTATCATCTCCTTGGCCGGGATTGTGGTGAACAATGGTGTGGTGCTATTGGATTATACCCAAATCTTGATCGACCGTAAAAAAGTGAAACTAGGTATTTCTGACGACGATCTATTGAGTCGAGAAGATGTGACAGAAGCCATAATTGTCGGAGGAAAGGCGCGTTTACGGCCCGTATTGCTAACGGCCATTACAACGGTATTGGGCCTTATTCCGTTGGCCATTGGTCTGAACATCAACTTTGTGAGCCTCTTTTCAGATTTTGACCCTCAAATATACATGGGAGGTGACAATGTGATTTTCTGGGGACCTTTGGCATGGACCGTGATTTTTGGTCTGGTGGTAGCTACATTCCTCACACTGATCATTGTGCCGGTATTGTTCAATATTTCGTACAGGTTAAAAATCAGAATCCGTAGTTGGACCTCAAAACACGAAACCCCAGAGGTGGTAACAGAGTAA
- a CDS encoding nicotinic acid mononucleotide adenyltransferase, translating to MKKAVLFLAVMFVVGVSAQDTEPTFEKMGKMVKATYFHDNGEIAQTGYMLNGKLHGDWVMFNVEGKKIATGQYDNGVKTGKWFFWQNDELSEVDYSDNRVAQVKNWNQGDAVTVNQ from the coding sequence ATGAAAAAAGCAGTATTATTTTTGGCGGTGATGTTTGTGGTTGGGGTGTCTGCTCAAGATACTGAACCGACCTTTGAGAAAATGGGAAAAATGGTGAAAGCCACTTATTTTCATGACAACGGCGAAATTGCCCAAACCGGTTATATGTTGAACGGAAAGTTACATGGTGACTGGGTAATGTTCAATGTTGAAGGTAAAAAAATTGCCACTGGTCAATACGACAATGGCGTAAAGACCGGAAAATGGTTTTTCTGGCAAAATGATGAATTGAGCGAGGTGGATTATTCAGATAACCGCGTAGCACAAGTAAAAAATTGGAACCAAGGCGATGCCGTTACGGTCAACCAATAG
- a CDS encoding TolC family protein, producing the protein MRQTLITLLFILPWLASAQDSIPSFSLDQAITYALEHNYTAQNAERDILDAQKQKWETIASGLPQINGAVSYQNQLKQPVAQIPAEFFGGEPGTFQEVVFGQPQSIAATATLTQQIFDGSYIVGVQATKTFLDYSQNNKEKTELDVRKSVVEAYGNVLLAQESVLISEKNKATLEENLYETKRIYENGLGDEESVDQLQITLSSVENQLKNARRMEKITRQMLNLVLGLPIEAPTVLTENLDDLTQKQIDLGLIDSEFDIENNVDFKMAANLNEQRFLELKLAKSRALPTLNAFVNYGGNSFSDRFNFFSSGQQWFGSSILGVDLNIPIFSSLQRSASTQRAKIALEKAKTQFTETQSRIRLQLETAKSDYILAIEQYGTSKDNLDLAERIEKKNQIKYSEGLATSFELRQAQTQLYNSQQEYLQSMVDVINKKTALENIINQ; encoded by the coding sequence ATGCGACAAACACTAATCACCTTACTATTTATATTGCCCTGGTTGGCATCTGCGCAGGACTCCATACCGAGTTTTAGCTTAGATCAGGCCATCACCTATGCATTGGAGCACAATTATACCGCCCAAAATGCAGAAAGGGATATCCTTGATGCCCAAAAGCAAAAATGGGAGACCATTGCATCGGGATTGCCCCAGATCAATGGAGCGGTAAGCTACCAAAACCAGTTGAAGCAACCTGTGGCCCAGATTCCCGCTGAATTTTTTGGCGGAGAACCAGGCACTTTTCAAGAAGTGGTCTTTGGACAGCCGCAATCCATTGCCGCCACTGCAACCTTGACCCAACAGATTTTTGATGGATCTTACATCGTGGGCGTTCAAGCCACCAAAACCTTTTTGGATTATAGTCAGAACAACAAGGAAAAAACCGAACTGGATGTTCGTAAATCGGTGGTAGAAGCCTACGGCAACGTATTGTTGGCCCAAGAAAGCGTACTGATTTCCGAAAAGAACAAAGCCACTTTGGAGGAGAACCTCTACGAAACCAAACGTATTTACGAGAACGGACTTGGAGATGAGGAGAGCGTGGACCAATTGCAGATTACGTTATCATCGGTTGAAAATCAGCTTAAAAATGCCCGTAGGATGGAGAAAATCACAAGGCAAATGTTGAACCTGGTGCTTGGACTCCCTATTGAGGCCCCAACAGTTCTGACCGAAAATCTGGATGACCTTACCCAAAAGCAAATTGATTTAGGCCTTATCGATTCCGAATTTGACATAGAGAACAACGTAGATTTTAAAATGGCTGCCAACCTCAACGAACAACGTTTCCTTGAGTTAAAATTGGCCAAGAGCAGAGCGCTTCCCACCTTAAATGCTTTTGTCAATTATGGGGGAAACTCATTTAGCGATCGTTTCAATTTTTTTAGCAGCGGGCAGCAGTGGTTCGGTTCCTCTATTTTAGGGGTAGACCTCAACATTCCTATCTTCAGTTCCCTGCAACGAAGCGCCAGCACCCAACGTGCCAAGATTGCCTTGGAAAAAGCCAAAACACAATTCACCGAAACCCAATCACGTATTCGTCTTCAACTGGAAACGGCCAAGAGCGATTATATTCTGGCCATTGAACAATATGGCACTTCCAAAGACAATCTGGACCTGGCCGAACGCATCGAAAAAAAGAACCAAATCAAATATTCCGAAGGTCTGGCTACCAGTTTTGAATTGAGACAGGCACAGACGCAGCTATACAACAGTCAACAAGAATATCTACAATCCATGGTCGACGTGATCAATAAGAAAACGGCGCTGGAAAACATTATAAATCAATAA
- a CDS encoding chloride channel protein: MPYSNKKLFTRFLKWRYRNISNRTFIQLMSLMVGFLAGAVAVTLKNTTYFIESLLKKGIVFSENQLYFILPTIGLTLVYLYVKFVHKEPLQHAVSSIIFSLSKKRGLLRIKDIYTPLITAPLTVGFGGSVGLLGPAVKSGSAVSSNLSRLFHIDAKTRTLLVACASAGAIASIFQSPIAAIIFAVEVFTLDLTMLSMLPLLLASISGVLTSYFFLGNEVLFSFSLSEGFQLNDTPFYILLGVGTGFASIYFTKMYFYILSLFKKLKSPKYKLLVGGITIGVMLYAIPPLYGEGFGFINNLLDGDHLKALGTTPFDAYTNNIWVVIALLFGITIFKAIAMTTTIGAGGAGGVFIPTMVMGSALGNVVAKVINNLGLGFSVSESNFTLIGMSGLIAGVIHAPLTAIFLIAEITGGYQLFVPLMITAAISYLITKNALDYTIYTKELAKIGALLSHNKDQMVLGLMEMDDVIEKNFKPVHPKMSLGEMLHQSVSKSKRNLFPVLDDDKKLIGIIVLDDIRPMMFDTELYDTIFVKNLMHAPPEVIFYETDNMKQVMKKFQDSGAWNLPVIKKGKYEGFISKSKMLTAYRRKLINYSQ; this comes from the coding sequence ATGCCCTATAGTAACAAAAAACTGTTTACCCGATTTCTTAAATGGCGATATAGAAACATCTCCAACAGGACCTTTATTCAATTGATGAGCCTGATGGTGGGTTTCCTCGCTGGAGCCGTTGCGGTGACCTTAAAAAACACCACCTATTTTATAGAGTCCCTTCTAAAGAAGGGAATTGTGTTCTCCGAAAACCAGCTATATTTCATATTGCCTACCATTGGGCTTACCTTGGTGTACCTCTATGTCAAATTTGTACACAAGGAACCGCTACAGCATGCCGTTTCATCCATCATATTTTCACTATCCAAGAAACGGGGATTGCTTCGGATAAAGGACATCTATACACCTTTGATAACCGCTCCCCTTACCGTTGGATTTGGTGGTTCGGTAGGTTTGTTGGGGCCGGCTGTCAAATCAGGTTCGGCGGTGAGTTCCAACTTGAGCAGGCTTTTTCATATTGATGCCAAAACCCGGACCTTATTGGTGGCCTGTGCCTCGGCCGGGGCCATAGCCTCTATTTTTCAATCGCCCATTGCTGCCATCATATTTGCAGTGGAAGTGTTTACGCTGGACCTCACGATGCTGTCCATGCTGCCCCTGCTGCTTGCCTCTATTTCGGGTGTGTTGACATCCTACTTTTTTCTGGGCAACGAGGTACTGTTCAGTTTTTCCCTCTCCGAAGGCTTCCAACTGAACGATACTCCCTTTTATATTCTGTTGGGTGTGGGGACTGGTTTTGCCTCCATCTATTTCACCAAAATGTACTTTTACATCTTGTCCCTTTTCAAAAAACTGAAAAGCCCCAAATACAAACTATTGGTCGGAGGCATTACCATCGGGGTTATGCTTTATGCCATTCCTCCACTTTATGGTGAAGGTTTTGGCTTTATCAACAATCTCTTGGATGGAGACCATCTCAAGGCTTTGGGCACCACCCCTTTTGATGCCTATACCAATAATATTTGGGTAGTGATCGCCCTTCTGTTCGGCATTACTATTTTTAAGGCTATCGCCATGACGACTACCATTGGTGCCGGTGGTGCCGGAGGGGTTTTTATTCCTACCATGGTCATGGGCAGTGCACTGGGCAACGTCGTGGCCAAGGTAATCAATAATTTAGGCCTAGGTTTCTCGGTTTCGGAAAGCAACTTCACCCTAATTGGCATGTCGGGGCTCATCGCTGGGGTGATCCACGCACCATTGACGGCCATATTCCTTATTGCGGAAATTACGGGAGGGTATCAGCTTTTTGTGCCCTTGATGATTACTGCTGCCATTTCATATTTGATCACCAAGAACGCGCTCGACTATACCATTTACACCAAAGAACTCGCCAAAATAGGTGCCTTATTGTCACACAATAAAGACCAAATGGTCCTTGGGCTGATGGAAATGGACGATGTGATCGAAAAAAACTTTAAGCCCGTCCACCCTAAAATGTCTTTGGGGGAAATGCTGCACCAATCGGTTTCCAAGTCCAAAAGAAACCTGTTCCCCGTGCTGGACGATGACAAAAAGCTCATCGGAATCATCGTGTTGGACGACATTCGCCCCATGATGTTCGATACGGAGCTCTACGATACCATTTTTGTTAAAAATTTGATGCATGCCCCGCCAGAGGTTATCTTTTACGAGACGGACAATATGAAACAGGTGATGAAAAAGTTTCAGGACAGTGGCGCCTGGAATTTGCCCGTCATCAAAAAAGGAAAATACGAAGGCTTCATTTCAAAATCGAAAATGTTGACGGCCTATCGCAGAAAATTGATCAATTATTCCCAATGA
- the aspS gene encoding aspartate--tRNA ligase has product MYRSNTCGALRASDIGTEVVLSGWVHKLRDKGFVAWVDLRDRYGITQLVFDEERTSKELLDKARELGRETVIQAKGEVIERASKNPNIPTGEIEVLVKELTILNTSLLPPFTIEDETDGGEDIRMKYRYLDIRRNPVKNKLIFRHKVTMEVRKYLSDQGFIDIETPYLIKSTPEGARDFLVPSRMNEGQFYALPQSPQTFKQLLMVGGMDKYFQIVKCFRDEDLRADRQPEFTQIDCEMAFVEQEDILNTFEGLTKHLLKEIKGVDVADFPRMTYDDAMRLYGNDKPDIRFGMQFGELNPVAQHKDFNVFNSAELVVGIAVPGAASYTRKEIDGLIDWVKRPQVGAKGMVYVKCNEDGTYKSSVDKFYDQDDLAQWAEATGAKAGDLICVLSGNTHETRTQLSALRMELATRLGLRKPDEFAPLWVVDFPLLELDEETGKYHAMHHPFTSPKPGQLELLDTNPGEVKANAYDLVLNGNEIGGGSIRIYDKETQATMFKHLGFTPEEAKAQFGFLMDAFQYGAPPHGGIAFGLDRLVAILGGQETIRDYIAFPKNNSGRDVMIDAPANIDDEQLKELHLKLDL; this is encoded by the coding sequence ATGTACAGAAGCAATACTTGTGGTGCCCTCAGGGCATCGGACATTGGAACAGAGGTGGTTTTAAGTGGATGGGTGCACAAGCTACGTGACAAAGGTTTTGTGGCCTGGGTGGACCTTCGGGACCGCTATGGCATTACCCAATTGGTCTTTGATGAGGAGCGCACCTCCAAAGAGCTTCTGGACAAAGCCAGGGAACTGGGTCGTGAAACCGTGATACAAGCCAAGGGCGAAGTGATCGAGCGCGCTTCCAAAAACCCCAATATTCCAACCGGGGAGATTGAAGTATTAGTGAAAGAGCTTACTATACTGAATACCTCTTTGCTCCCTCCTTTTACCATAGAAGATGAAACCGATGGTGGCGAGGACATCCGCATGAAGTATCGCTATTTGGATATCCGCAGGAATCCAGTTAAAAACAAACTGATTTTTCGCCATAAAGTGACCATGGAGGTCAGGAAATACCTGTCCGACCAAGGCTTTATTGATATTGAAACCCCTTATTTGATCAAATCCACACCCGAAGGCGCAAGGGATTTTCTGGTGCCCAGCCGTATGAACGAGGGACAGTTTTATGCCTTGCCCCAGTCGCCACAAACCTTCAAGCAACTGTTGATGGTAGGCGGTATGGACAAGTATTTTCAAATTGTGAAATGCTTTAGGGACGAAGACCTCCGTGCCGATCGCCAACCAGAGTTCACGCAAATCGACTGTGAAATGGCCTTTGTGGAACAGGAAGACATCCTCAATACTTTTGAGGGCTTGACCAAGCATCTGTTAAAGGAAATCAAAGGTGTTGACGTAGCAGATTTTCCCAGAATGACCTATGACGATGCGATGCGACTATACGGTAACGACAAACCGGACATTCGTTTTGGAATGCAGTTTGGCGAACTCAACCCAGTAGCGCAGCACAAAGATTTTAATGTATTCAACTCGGCCGAACTGGTAGTTGGGATTGCCGTTCCAGGTGCCGCCTCCTACACAAGAAAGGAAATAGACGGCCTCATCGACTGGGTAAAACGCCCACAAGTGGGAGCCAAAGGGATGGTCTACGTAAAATGTAATGAAGACGGCACCTACAAATCTTCCGTGGACAAGTTCTATGATCAGGATGATTTGGCCCAATGGGCCGAGGCAACAGGGGCAAAAGCCGGCGACCTTATCTGTGTACTTTCGGGCAACACCCATGAAACACGCACCCAATTAAGTGCGCTTCGTATGGAATTGGCCACACGCTTGGGCCTTAGAAAACCAGATGAGTTTGCTCCGCTTTGGGTAGTGGACTTTCCATTATTGGAACTGGACGAAGAAACAGGAAAGTACCATGCCATGCACCATCCTTTCACCTCACCAAAACCCGGTCAGTTGGAATTGTTGGACACCAATCCCGGAGAGGTTAAGGCGAACGCCTACGACTTGGTACTGAACGGAAACGAAATTGGAGGTGGTTCCATCCGTATCTATGATAAGGAAACCCAAGCCACCATGTTCAAACATTTGGGCTTTACCCCAGAAGAGGCCAAGGCGCAGTTTGGATTCTTGATGGATGCCTTCCAGTACGGTGCCCCCCCACACGGAGGTATTGCTTTTGGTCTGGACCGATTGGTTGCCATTTTGGGCGGACAAGAAACCATCAGGGACTATATTGCCTTCCCAAAAAACAACAGCGGACGCGATGTCATGATCGATGCGCCAGCCAACATAGACGACGAGCAATTAAAGGAACTCCATTTAAAATTGGACTTGTGA
- a CDS encoding nucleoside deaminase — protein MENPFDDTYFMKKALQEAEMAFERGEVPVGAVIVVNNRIIGRAHNLTERLKDVTAHAEMQAITAASNFLGGKYLQGCTLYVTLEPCQMCAGALYWSQISKVVYGASDLERGFNVMGGHLHPKTEVVGGILEKEASELLKRFFIQRRNLN, from the coding sequence GTGGAAAACCCGTTTGACGACACCTATTTTATGAAGAAGGCCCTTCAGGAGGCCGAGATGGCCTTTGAACGGGGGGAAGTGCCGGTCGGGGCGGTCATTGTGGTGAACAATAGAATCATAGGTAGGGCGCACAACCTTACGGAACGCCTAAAGGATGTTACCGCACATGCAGAAATGCAGGCCATTACCGCTGCGTCCAATTTTTTGGGCGGTAAATACCTTCAGGGCTGCACCTTGTATGTGACCTTGGAACCCTGCCAAATGTGCGCAGGGGCCTTGTACTGGAGCCAAATATCAAAGGTGGTGTATGGAGCATCAGACCTGGAAAGGGGCTTCAATGTGATGGGTGGACATCTGCATCCCAAAACTGAGGTGGTCGGGGGGATACTGGAAAAGGAAGCCTCCGAGCTGTTAAAACGGTTTTTTATCCAGCGCAGGAACCTAAACTAA
- a CDS encoding cold shock domain-containing protein: MTGTVKFFNDSKGYGFITNDDTGKDIFVHVTALNGVELNEGDKVEYTEEEGRKGVVAAKVQVIG; encoded by the coding sequence ATGACTGGTACAGTAAAATTTTTCAATGATTCCAAAGGGTATGGATTCATTACAAACGACGACACAGGAAAAGACATCTTTGTTCATGTTACAGCATTGAACGGGGTGGAATTGAACGAAGGCGACAAAGTAGAATACACAGAAGAAGAAGGAAGAAAAGGAGTGGTTGCTGCAAAAGTGCAGGTAATCGGATAA
- a CDS encoding efflux RND transporter periplasmic adaptor subunit, with protein MKKAIYITITTLVLASCGSGSGNSVESVIASKDVEAIRAKRNSVTEELKALESQVKQLDEAIGELEDNTKLPLVSALTVEPQQFQHYLELQGDVMTDQNVLVYPEMAGTLYRVYVKEGQRVSKGQLLASIDDGGLSSQLAQLRTQAELAKTTFERQKRLWEQNIGSEIQYLQAKTQYEAQQSAVKQLESQVGKSSIRAPFSGIVDDIIKDQGTVVSPGPGSEIFRIVNLSDMYIDVEVPESHLPNVTVGKEAEVYFPVLGESITTKVRQTGNFINPSNRSFSAEIPVPNKTGNVKPNLTAKVKINDYTNENAILIPQSVVSENAEGEQYVYLIAEENGEVMAKKSIITPGRTQGDYLEVLEGISSGSQVIVEGARRVRDGQKVQVIDSTTTAKN; from the coding sequence ATGAAAAAAGCTATATATATCACAATAACCACCTTGGTCCTTGCTTCGTGCGGCAGCGGCAGCGGTAATTCCGTAGAAAGTGTAATCGCCAGTAAGGATGTAGAGGCCATTCGCGCCAAACGAAATTCCGTCACCGAAGAACTGAAGGCGTTGGAATCACAAGTAAAACAATTGGACGAGGCCATCGGTGAACTCGAGGACAACACAAAATTACCTTTGGTTTCCGCACTCACCGTAGAACCACAACAATTTCAACATTATTTGGAATTGCAAGGAGATGTAATGACCGACCAAAACGTTTTGGTATACCCGGAAATGGCCGGTACCCTTTACCGTGTTTATGTAAAAGAAGGCCAACGTGTATCAAAGGGGCAATTGCTGGCCTCCATTGACGATGGCGGACTCTCCAGCCAATTGGCTCAGTTAAGGACCCAGGCCGAGCTGGCGAAGACCACTTTTGAGCGCCAAAAAAGACTTTGGGAACAAAATATTGGTTCGGAAATACAGTACCTACAGGCCAAAACGCAGTATGAGGCCCAACAGAGCGCCGTGAAACAATTGGAAAGCCAAGTAGGGAAATCTTCTATCCGTGCTCCTTTCTCAGGGATTGTGGACGACATTATAAAAGATCAAGGTACCGTGGTAAGCCCAGGACCTGGATCAGAGATTTTCCGAATTGTAAACCTATCCGATATGTACATTGATGTAGAAGTACCCGAAAGCCACTTACCCAATGTGACCGTAGGTAAGGAGGCAGAGGTCTATTTTCCTGTTTTGGGAGAGAGCATCACTACAAAGGTGCGTCAGACCGGCAACTTCATCAATCCGAGCAACCGATCTTTTAGTGCGGAGATTCCCGTGCCCAACAAGACTGGAAATGTAAAGCCCAATTTGACGGCCAAGGTAAAAATCAATGATTATACCAACGAGAATGCCATTTTAATCCCCCAAAGTGTGGTTTCGGAAAATGCTGAAGGGGAACAATACGTGTATCTTATTGCTGAAGAAAACGGAGAGGTGATGGCCAAAAAATCCATTATAACTCCCGGTAGAACCCAAGGTGATTATTTGGAAGTACTTGAAGGAATCTCATCCGGCAGTCAGGTCATTGTAGAAGGTGCCCGTAGGGTACGAGATGGACAAAAAGTTCAGGTGATCGATTCAACTACAACAGCCAAAAACTAA